A window from Musa acuminata AAA Group cultivar baxijiao chromosome BXJ3-10, Cavendish_Baxijiao_AAA, whole genome shotgun sequence encodes these proteins:
- the LOC135650491 gene encoding protein PHLOEM UNLOADING MODULATOR-like — MPRANEGLGLAAISYVAVDYLRYVSPSWHGRLQPALWAVLALAAACRAPFYRHWPLELRAAIPFLASLVFMLSALLCEALSVRFVTAVLGLDWHTSSPPLPDSGQWLLLFLNEKLPQVVVDMLRAHIIGLHHFLMLFVMLAFSVVFNSVKAPGLGLAARYMFTMAIGRLLRAVTFVSTILPSVRPWCAEVRFPVPYHPHPWVQKYYMPYASNSDAIRKLIQTDMPYATIGEYPGEYRPNWGRMNFLIDILRPTVSEGSSWYQLLKKAGGGCNDLLYSGHMLVAVLTAMAWTEAYGGWTSALTWILVLHSAQREIRERHHYTVDCIVAIYVGILLWRMTGFIWSAKDATKTKRLAKLDEVQSRLIHAAKDSDIDEIRDLLKEVERAGQERRGSSQWAIWLFAGTTITVSLIMVLLAFTLTSDG; from the exons ATGCCGAGAGCCAATGAGGGCCTCGGCCTCGCGGCGATCTCGTACGTGGCGGTCGATTACCTGCGCTATGTCTCGCCCTCGTGGCACGGGCGGCTCCAGCCGGCCCTGTGGGCGGTCCTGGCCCTCGCCGCGGCCTGTCGCGCCCCCTTCTACCGGCACTGGCCGTTAGAGCTACGGGCCGCGATCCCCTTCCTCGCTTCGCTGGTCTTCATGCTCTCCGCCCTGCTCTGCGAAGCCCTCTCCGTCCGATTCGTGACCGCTGTCCTCGGCCTCGATTGGCATAC ATCTTCACCCCCACTTCCTGATAGTGGTCAGTGGTTGCTTTTGTTCCTGAATGAGAAGCTTCCACAGGTTGTGGTTGACATGCTAAGAGCACATATAATTGGGCTACATCATTTCTTAATGCTGTTTGTGATGTTGGCTTTCTCTGTGGTTTTTAACTCTGTTAAAGCCCCTGGTCTTGGACTCGCCGCGAGGTATATGTTTACCATGGCTATAGGGCGTCTTCTTCGAGCTGTAACATTTGTTTCTACAATTCTTCCATCGGTACGACCTTGGTGTGCTGAAGTCCGATTTCCAGTACCCTATCATCCTCATCCTTGGGTACAGAAATATTATATGCCATATGCTTCTAACTCGGATGCCATTCGCAAGCTAATACAAACAGATATGCCCTACG CCACAATTGGAGAATATCCTGGTGAATATCGGCCTAATTGGGGCCGGATGAACTTTCTGATAGATATATTGAGGCCCACTGTTTCAGAGGGATCTTCATGGTATCAATTGTTGAAGAAAGCTGGTGGCGGTTGTAATGACCTGCTATACAGTGGTCATATGCTTGTTGCTGTATTGACTGCTATGGCATGGACG GAAGCATATGGTGGCTGGACGTCAGCTCTGACATGGATTCTAGTGTTGCACAGTGCCCAGAGAGAGATTCGAGAACGCCACCATTACACCGTAGACTGTATAGTGGCAATCTATGTCGGCATCCTTCTGTGGAGAATGACTGGCTTCATTTGGTCTGCTAAAGATGCAACCAAAACCAAAAGACTCGCCAAACTTGATGAGGTCCAGAGCAGACTGATTCATGCGGCTAAGGATTCAGACATCGATGAGATTAGGGATCTCTTGAAGGAGGTGGAGAGGGCTGGTCAAGAGAGGCGGGGCTCCTCTCAATGGGCTATATGGTTATTTGCTGGCACAACCATTACTGTCTCCCTCATTATGGTGCTCCTCGCCTTTACGCTGACCAGCGACGGGTAA
- the LOC135650846 gene encoding WAT1-related protein At5g64700-like: MDAQKPYLAAVLVQLTYTGFYVMSKAAFDEGVSTFVFIFYRQAAACVILVPLAVIFERKRSPPLKLVTAVKMFLHALIGITCSLNMYNVGLKYTTASVTSAATNSVPVFTFFLALLLRMESIKVKSLSGIGKAVGVTLCLAGVAAIAFYRGPRIHPLNLHGHFAHSAGQRDHAPANTPMATWIEGTFFVIGANLTWSLWLVYQGILLKEYPSKLLLTTLQCLLSTVQSLFVAMAFERESSKWKLHWDMGLLAILYSGFIVTGVSFYLQSWCVEKKGPVFVAIFTPLSLVFTMICSTIFLGEMITLGSILGGLLMVGGLYSFLWGKSKETMPCEVSIEDGNTCMQEKDVQPL, translated from the exons ATGGATGCGCAGAAACCCTATCTTGCTGCAGTCCTCGTACAGCTGACGTACACTGGCTTCTACGTGATGTCAAAGGCCGCCTTCGACGAGGGTGTGAGCACGTTCGTCTTCATCTTCTATCGACAAGCAGCTGCTTGTGTGATATTGGTACCACTCGCTGTTATCTTCGAGAG GAAAAGGTCTCCGCCATTGAAGCTCGTGACGGCTGTGAAGATGTTCTTGCACGCGCTGATCGG GATTACCTGCAGCTTAAACATGTACAACGTTGGCTTGAAATATACTACAGCATCAGTGACATCGGCAGCTACGAACTCAGTGCCAGTGTTTACCTTCTTTCTGGCCTTACTCCTCCG GATGGAGAGCATCAAAGTAAAGAGCCTCTCAGGAATAGGTAAAGCAGTGGGAGTAACACTTTGTTTGGCTGGTGTTGCAGCGATTGCCTTCTATAGAGGCCCTCGCATCCACCCTTTGAACCTCCATGGCCACTTCGCCCACAGCGCGGGCCAACGAGACCATGCGCCGGCCAACACACCGATGGCCACCTGGATCGAAGGAACCTTCTTCGTCATCGGTGCCAACCTCACCTGGTCCTTGTGGCTGGTCTACCAG GGGATTTTGCTGAAGGAATACCCCTCCAAGCTTCTGTTAACCACGCTTCAGTGCCTCCTCAGCACGGTTCAGTCGCTTTTTGTGGCCATGGCGTTCGAGCGAGAGAGCTCCAAGTGGAAGCTGCACTGGGACATGGGCCTACTTGCCATTCTCTACTCT GGGTTCATCGTTACGGGAGTTTCTTTCTACTTGCAGAGCTGGTGCGTTGAGAAGAAGGGCCCTGTTTTTGTGGCAATATTCACACCACTGTCTCTTGTTTTCACCATGATATGCTCGACTATTTTCTTAGGGGAGATGATTACTCTAGGAAG TATTTTAGGTGGACTTCTAATGGTGGGAGGCCTGTATAGTTTTCTATGGGGAAAGAGCAAGGAGACCATGCCCTGCGAGGTTTCAATTGAAGATGGAAACACCTGCATGCAAGAGAAGGATGTGCAACCACTTTGA
- the LOC135651802 gene encoding protein BYPASS1-LIKE-like, translated as MGPAQRKGETLSNGDKRGPLGFRASGIGDLRHRSNSLLPLLQSPHLSFNFDRTRDSADAPGLRFGGFGGVTMPAADFQGLSAPFASTGRSFLSLRRDHAAHPMDAHHRHHIDAGEQREFDAFQRQVADLFNDLAGGGDEILSISWIRRLLDTFLMCQEEFRVILFGHRRPPTLIDRLVSDFFERAVKALDVCNAVRDGVDQVRQWRKHLEIVLVTLGPGHRELSEGQLRRAKKALGDLAILMLDEKDTGSVMSHRNRSFGRNSGSSSSSSGRRSHFRSLSWSVSRSWSAARQLQAIGSNIAAPRGHEVVETAGLAVPVYTMNSLLLFVMWALVAAIPCQDRGLQIHFSVPRSYLWSGPIMSLHERIVEESKKKDRKNSIGLLKEIHQIEKCVHHLTDLMDAAQFPMADDKAMEVRQGLQELAQVYEAMKEGLDPLERQVREVFLRIVRSRTEGLNCLNGAE; from the coding sequence ATGGGCCCCGCCCAAAGGAAGGGCGAGACGCTTTCCAATGGCGATAAAAGAGGACCACTAGGGTTTCGGGCGTCCGGCATCGGCGACCTCCGCCATCGATCGAATTCCCTGCTTCCCCTCCTCCAATCTCCCCACCTCTCTTTCAATTTCGACCGCACTCGGGATTCCGCTGATGCCCCTGGTCTTCGTTTTGGGGGATTCGGCGGTGTGACAATGCCCGCTGCGGACTTCCAGGGCTTGTCGGCCCCTTTCGCGTCCACCGGCCGCTCGTTCCTGAGCCTCCGGCGCGACCACGCGGCCCACCCGATGGACGCACACCACCGCCACCACATCGACGCTGGCGAGCAGCGGGAGTTCGACGCCTTCCAGCGCCAGGTTGCCGACCTCTTCAACGACCTCGCCGGCGGCGGCGATGAGATTCTCTCCATCTCCTGGATCCGTCGGCTCCTCGACACCTTCCTGATGTGCCAGGAGGAGTTCCGGGTGATCCTTTTCGGCCACCGCCGCCCCCCGACCCTGATCGACCGCCTCGTGTCCGACTTCTTTGAGCGCGCCGTGAAGGCGCTCGACGTCTGCAACGCCGTGCGCGATGGCGTCGATCAGGTTCGGCAGTGGCGGAAGCACCTCGAGATCGTGCTCGTGACCCTCGGTCCCGGTCACCGGGAACTCAGCGAGGGCCAGCTCCGCCGGGCCAAGAAGGCGCTCGGCGACCTCGCCATCCTTATGCTCGACGAGAAGGACACAGGCTCCGTCATGTCTCACCGCAACCGTTCCTTTGGCCGGAATAGCGGATCCTCCTCATCAAGCAGCGGACGTCGTTCGCACTTCCGTTCCCTCTCCTGGAGCGTCTCCCGATCCTGGTCCGCAGCGCGGCAGCTTCAGGCCATCGGGAGCAACATAGCCGCACCTCGTGGCCACGAGGTCGTGGAGACGGCGGGGCTCGCGGTGCCTGTGTACACGATGAACTCGTTGCTCCTCTTCGTGATGTGGGCCCTCGTGGCGGCGATCCCCTGCCAAGACCGTGGTCTCCAGATCCACTTCTCCGTCCCTCGGAGCTACCTCTGGTCGGGTCCGATCATGTCCCTCCACGAGAGGATCGTGGAGGAGTCCAAGAAGAAGGACAGAAAGAACTCGATTGGACTGTTGAAGGAAATCCACCAGATCGAGAAGTGCGTGCACCACCTGACGGACCTGATGGATGCCGCCCAGTTTCCCATGGCAGACGACAAGGCGATGGAGGTGAGGCAGGGTCTGCAGGAGCTGGCCCAAGTCTACGAAGCTATGAAGGAAGGTCTTGATCCATTGGAGCGTCAGGTCAGGGAAGTTTTCCTTCGGATTGTACGAAGTCGCACCGAGGGGTTGAATTGCTTGAATGGTGCTGAATGA
- the LOC135650877 gene encoding exocyst complex component EXO70C1-like, with translation MECNQPHVPKKSSSFSSSRDEKHREINRNLSLGSIKLEQSYEKKERHDQETIEEEREEEKATKEQEEEKEASNDEEPEATLLTISEDIDRFLRLLLAVEDGQDGSHEPPEIPESTVEKFVILVEEEIAKYETGEEKWPSCDDELSLLDAIDRVSKLTSAVAKFSSELKYNEAMNHSGSVLHHAMCFLEDEFHSLLQDSRTKQEAASSSSRPKQLPSLIYRFHEPERSVSPSSESSPCESSQAYIPENTERLHRIADAMISAGYVTECCQVFSIARRNAFEAGLPSLGFEKVGIEDVIKMAWENLESEIATWVKAFRHTITASFTAERELCEAVFASHRAISDRLFLGFANGAIVQLLTFAEAVTMTKRSAEKLFKVLDVYEAMRDVLPTVEALLPDDGEKDEPSVFADPKTEISSLRYRLGEAAVAIFCDLESSIKADNSKTPVPGGAVHPLTRYVMNYLKYACEYKSTLEQVFKEHKHAEKPSSFDEDRENSQTGGGGDGDRNSNSSGNDNYNPFAAQLIEVMDLLHSNLESKSKLYKDLALSNIFLMNNGRYIAKKVKGSPEIHQLLGETWYRKRSSDLRQYHKNYQRETWSKLLACLRDDGLQVRGSVAKPVLKERFKSFNAMFDEIHKAQSSWVVSDEQLQSELRVSVSAVVVPAYRSFLGRFSQYLDPGRQTEKYIKFGPEDLENLIDELFDGTPSSSIASRRRT, from the coding sequence ATGGAGTGCAACCAGCCTCATGTTCCCAAGAAATCCAGCAGCTTCTCCTCCAGCCGCGACGAGAAGCACCGCGAGATCAACCGCAACCTCTCCTTAGGCTCCATCAAGCTCGAACAGAGCTATGAGAAGAAGGAGAGACACGACCAGGAGACAATAGAGGAGGAgcgggaggaggagaaggccacaaaggagcaggaggaggagaaagaagcaAGCAATGACGAGGAGCCTGAAGCTACTTTGCTCACCATCTCCGaggacatagatagattcctCCGCTTGCTCCTCGCCGTCGAAGATGGCCAAGATGGGAGCCACGagccgcccgagatccccgaatCCACCGTCGAGAAGTTTGTCATTTTGGTGGAGGAGGAGATCGCCAAATACGAGACCGGCGAGGAGAAATGGCCCTCGTGCGACGACGAACTCTCGCTCCTCGATGCCATCGACAGGGTCTCGAAACTGACATCGGCGGTGGCGAAATTCTCGTCGGAGCTCAAGTACAACGAGGCGATGAACCATTCCGGCAGCGTCCTCCACCACGCCATGTGCTTCCTCGAAGACGAATTCCACTCGTTGCTTCAGGACTCCAGAACAAAGCAGGAAGCAGCCAGCAGCAGTTCGAGGCCCAAGCAGCTGCCGTCACTAATCTACCGCTTTCACGAGCCGGAACGCAGCGTGTCACCCTCGTCGGAATCCAGTCCCTGCGAGTCTTCCCAGGCATACATACCGGAGAACACCGAGAGGCTGCACAGGATCGCCGACGCCATGATCTCTGCCGGGTACGTTACAGAGTGCTGCCAGGTGTTCTCCATCGCTCGACGCAATGCATTCGAGGCAGGACTGCCGAGCCTCGGGTTCGAGAAGGTTGGCATCGAAGACGTGATCAAGATGGCGTGGGAGAACTTGGAATCTGAGATCGCTACGTGGGTAAAGGCCTTTCGCCACACCATCACGGCCTCCTTCACCGCCGAGCGCGAGCTGTGCGAGGCTGTGTTCGCCAGCCACCGCGCCATCTCCGACCGCCTCTTTCTCGGCTTCGCCAACGGCGCCATCGTCCAGCTCCTCACCTTCGCGGAGgctgtcacgatgaccaaacgctCCGCCGAGAAGCTGTTCAAGGTGCTCGACGTCTACGAGGCCATGCGCGACGTGCTGCCGACGGTCGAAGCCCTGCTCCCCGACGATGGCGAGAAGGACGAACCCTCCGTCTTTGCGGATCCCAAGACGGAGATATCGTCATTGCGGTATCGCCTTGGAGAGGCAGCCGTCGCAATCTTCTGCGATCTGGAGAGCTCGATCAAGGCCGACAACAGCAAGACCCCTGTACCGGGCGGCGCAGTCCACCCTCTCACCCGCTACGTCATGAACTACCTCAAGTACGCCTGCGAGTACAAGAGCACATTGGAGCAGGTCTTCAAGGAGCACAAGCATGCCGAGAAGCCATCATCCTTCGACGAGGACCGCGAAAATTCTCAGACAGGCGGTGGAGGAGACGGCGACCGCAACAGCAACAGTAGCGGCAATGACAATTACAATCCGTTCGCAGCTCAACTAATCGAGGTAATGGACTTGCTGCACTCCAATCTGGAGTCGAAATCGAAGCTCTACAAGGATCTGGCCTTGAGCAACATTTTCTTGATGAACAACGGGAGGTACATCGCGAAGAAGGTGAAGGGGTCGCCGGAGATCCATCAGCTGCTGGGGGAGACGTGGTACCGGAAGCGGTCGTCGGACCTGAGGCAGTACCACAAGAACTACCAGCGGGAGACGTGGTCGAAGCTGCTGGCCTGCCTGAGGGACGACGGGCTCCAGGTGAGGGGGAGCGTCGCCAAGCCGGTGCTCAAGGAGCGGTTCAAGAGCTTCAACGCCATGTTCGATGAGATCCACAAGGCGCAGAGCTCGTGGGTGGTGAGCGACGAGCAGCTGCAGTCGGAGCTGAGGGTGTCAGTGTCGGCGGTGGTGGTGCCGGCCTACCGGTCCTTCCTGGGGAGGTTCTCGCAGTACCTCGACCCCGGGAGGCAGACGGAGAAGTACATCAAGTTCGGGCCGGAGGACCTCGAGAATCTGATCGATGAGCTCTTCGACGGCACTCCTTCGTCGTCCATCGCGAGCCGGAGGAGGACATGA